The following is a genomic window from Lysinibacillus sp. G4S2.
ACCGGCGTTGTTTTCACTTTTACCGGCGGAACTCGTACCTTTACCGGCGATTCGTAATTTCATTAGATTTGCCTTTAACTGTAATGTTGAAATATTCCACCCCTCATTCTTAAGAGTGAAAATTATAGTAGAACACTCAAGGCGCATGAAAAAAATCAAATTCTAAATGAAAAACGGGGCTAGTTCATAACGAACAGCCCCGTAACACTTACAATATAAGGATTTTTAAATAACATTAATAATTAGAATCTGCAATTAATCCATTCATAATAGCTACACCAGAGCTTGCTCCAATACGAGTTGCTCCAGCTTCAATCATCTTTTTCATATCCTCTAAGCTTCGCACACCACCAGAAGCTTTTACACCTAAATCAGGTCCAACTGTTTTACGCATTAAAGCAATATCTTCTGCTGTTGCGCCACCTGTAGAGAAGCCAGTTGATGTTTTCACATAATCAGTACCTGCTGCCACTGCTAGTTCACATGCTTTTACTTTTTCTTCATCTGTTAATAAGCATGTTTCAATAATAACTTTTACAAGCGCGCTATCTTTTGCCGCTTCAACAACTGCAGCAATATCCGCTTGTACAAGGTCATAGTTTTTATCTTTTAATGCGCCGATATTAATAACCATATCTACCTCTTTAGCACCGTTAGCAATTGCATCTTTTGCCTCAAATGCCTTAACTGTTGGAGTATTAGCACCAAGAGGGAAGCCAATTACAGTACAAACTAAAACATCTGAGCCTTGTAAAAGCTCGCTGCTATATTTTACCCAAGTCGGATTTACACAAACAGAAGCAAAGCTAAATTGTTTTGCCTCTGCACAAAGTTTTTCAATTTGCTCTTTTGTTGCTTCAGCCTTTAATAAAGTATGATCAATCATACGCGCGAAATTTTGTTCCATCAATTAGACTCTCCTTCTATCAACAAGTTGTACGTACCTCTCTGGAATCATAACATTTTTTAACGTTTCCGTCTAATTTTGAATGAAATTAGATGAATTCAAATTATTTTAGAAACAACGCCATTATCCTTAGGTAAAATCGCCTCTAAAGTCGGACTGCTGAAAGAAGTCAATGCAACTACAATGTTTTGATTAAAATACTAGCAATAACGACTGATCCAACTGTTACAGTTGTAAATCCACCTATTAACATTGGCGTCAATATTTCATTTAATATTTTTTCTTCTTCCTCTTTATTTCTACCTACACTTCGACTAATTTCCTCACAAACAAGATAATCACCCGGGAACCCTACAGTTGCTGTTAGTGCTACTGGAAGACCTTTTAAAGGATCCCATTTAAATAATTTTGAGCCAAAAAATCCTCCAATTGAAATACCGATAATTCCAAAAATCATAATTAGAAAAGTTTCAGGGAGACGACTAATAAACATACTGAACGTAATGTCATTCATTGTGGCAATAATCAAAAATACAAGTCCAGCCATCCCTACTGTAAAAGCATTAGCCCGCTCCATTGCACGGTCTGGATACAAACCAATTAATCTCCCACCAACACCAATCGCCAAAGCCCACAAACTATATGGTATGCCGGTTAAACGATCTAGAGCAATAGCAATAGCACCACCGATAAAAAGTAAGAAAAGTAGAATCAGATTCGTTTGATATTTCTCCGGAATCCAAGTGCTACTTCTTACCTCTACTTTTTCCTCATCGATAACATCTTCTTCTCTCACATCCAATGTAGAAGCTACATACGTTTCGCAATCTATTGTATTCCGAAACTTTAATGCATATCGACGTAACAAATTTGCAGAGAGTGGCATACCAAATAATGATTGTAATGAAAGTATTAAAGCTGGAATTGTCATAAGACTTTCCAAGCCCATTTCTTTTAGCCCTTCCGAAGTCACAAGAAAAGCAATTATTCCACCTGTTAATGGTCCTGTCCCCGCAACAGCGGTTTCATAGTCAAAGATCATTGGAATGAAAAGAAGGATTAGACCTGCACCAACAATAATGCCCATTAAAGAAATGACTACTGCCTTCCATTGACTACGAATAGTATTAATAGGAATTAGCGTCCCCATATGAATAATGATCGGAGCTGTTCCCAATACAGCGCCAATTTCAATAAATTTAGAATCACCGATAAGACTCTTCGGTAAAATTCCCGTCCAAATTAACATAAGATAACCAATAATAGCGACTAAAAACATAGAAACTCTGGCTCTTGTCAAAATAGAAATAATTTCCCCCAATGCGATTAGCGAGAAGATAATCATAGTTGCAATGACAGGTTCATGTATCATTCGTTCATCCCCCTTTATTATCTATTTTTCAATGGAAATAGATTGATTTTTCATGTATCTTTTTTGAACCCTCTATCCCTAATAATTTAAAAGATGATTGAATAAACAGTTCCACACCAATCTCTAATGCATCTTCATCAAAGGTAAAGCGTGGATGATGGTGCGGATGAATAATCCCCTTAGTTTGATTTCCAGCACCAACAAAGATGAAGCAACTTGGTCGTTCATCTGAAAATGCCGAAAAATCTTCACCGCTCATCAATGCGGGTAATCTTAGTAAATGATCCTTTCCCCATACCTCACCTATCGTTTCTTCTACCAACTCTCTTACCCTATCGTTATTGATTACCGAACTATAGCCAAAATGATAATCTACCTCAAATGATGCATTATGCGCTTCTGTAACTCCCTTAACGACTTTTTTAATTAAACTTGGAACTTGTTGACGGATGTCGGGTTTAAGGCTTCTCACCGATCCGCCTATAATAGCAGTGTCAGGAATGACATTGTAAGCACTTCCGCTATGAAACTTCGTGATAGATACGACTAATTTTTCAAGTGGATTAAGATTTCTTGAGACAATATGCTGAAGATTGTTGATTACTTGTGCGCCAACTGCAATTGGATCTACCGTTAAATGAGGTTCGGAAGAATGACCTCCTCTTCCTTTAATTTTTAAATCAAACGTATCGCTACCTGATGTAGCTGGCCCATCGCAAATCCCAATTTTACCAATCTCAACTGTGGACGCAAGATGAATTCCGATTACTTCATCCACACCCTCTAACACACCTGCTTTAACCATTTCTTGTGCACCACCTGGGAATAACTCTTCAGCATGTTGAAATAAAAAGCGTATCTCCCCCTCAATTAGATTCTTTAACTTTGTAAGAATCTTTGCTGCACCAAGTAGCATCGCTGTATGCCCGTCATGTCCACAAGCATGCATCACGCCTTGATGCGTAGATACAAAGTCAAATTCATTTTCTTCATTAATTGGAAGCGCATCCATATCTGCCCGTAGCGCGACGACTTTACCTGGTTTTGGACCAATTAAGCGGGCCATTACACTTGTTTTAGTTGGTCGTGAAATTTCCAAATCTCCAAAAGTCCGTAATGTTTCATAAACAAATTGTGCTGTTTTATCTTCTTGAAAAGATAACTCAGGATATTTATGTAAATACCTTCGCCATTCAATAACCTCATCCTTAGTAATTCCAACTAATTCTTGAATCATCGACATTAAAGACATACATCTCAGCCCCTTTTCAATTTTCCTTTTAAGGATTATTTAAGGAAAAAAATCCTTAAATGAAGTATAAAAGTTTAGATGTTTAATTTCAAGACTTTTCTGAAAATATAAAATGTAAAATTTTAGTGAAACTAAATTAATGAACAAAAAAAGCACCCAAAGAGGTGCTTATAGCAATCGATATATTTTAGTTGGTCTTCCACGAGCAGCATACGTCTCTTGACCAATGCATTGTGCCAAATCAACTTTGCACATATCTGTAACAATACGTCTAACGTTACGCTCTGTCATCTCAAGGTGTGTCGCTAAGTCCTTTGTTGTAAAATCCGACCACCCCATCTTTTGTATAAGTGATACTATTTTTTTATATGTTTTCACACTGATGTTACCTTGTTTTAACTTTTCAATAAGAAGTTCATTTTGTGTACGGCTTGAATAATGTAGTTCCCCTTTTTTTCCTGGAGATTCTACGATTAGTCCATCTTCTTGAACAATGACAATTTCACGCTTCTTCATTGCTTTTGAATGTTGAATCGCACGAAAAGCGTTAATTTCTGCCGAATAAGCCGTTTCTCCAAATCCAATACCAACCGCAACAGTAGTATCTGCTTCAAACGCTAATCTTTGAACTGTATCTTCAAGTGTTTCGATTTCCCGCTCAATAGCACCACGGGAACTAAAAATCATATATCTCCCGTTTCCCTTATCAGAAAAAGAGCCATTTATTTTCTCACCCAGTTGAATTAACATTTCTTTTAGTCGAAGTTCTAAATACTGTAGATTATAGGGTGTTTTCATTTCCTCCGCTACTTTGTTAAAATATTCAACTTCAATAATTTCAACTCCTATTTGAGTATCTTTAAAATAGGAGGTCTTTACTTTTTCTGACAGCGCCCGAAGTGATTGTTGTATTTCCATCGTACTCATTGACATTTTGTATGCTGGAATTCCCTGTTCTCTTAGTGCTTTACACACAGATGGAAAACAAGTTAGCACACCTTCTGTCTTTCCCTCACCCCACAGGTTTAAATGAAAATTTAACAATTCATTTGTATCTACATTTAAATCAAACATTTTCGTATACATCTTCGGGATATTCACCGTTAACTTTGACATAGCTTCTTTACTAATATTATTCGAAGTCATCGTGTCAATACTTAGCTTCTCAATAATTTGACCCTGTTCATAAATCATCTCTAAGATAGCTTTATAAAGACCTGATTCTGTAGCAGGAACATGCACCATTATTTTATCTGTACCTAATTTTCTTTGGGCAATTTCATATGGAATGGGCCCAGAAAAAAACCAAGCGTGCACATGACATTCATGTTCCACTATAATTTTCTCAATTTCATTAATTTCTTCATAAGGAAGGGATATAAATTCTAACTCATGTTTATATTCATCTGTTAAGTCCACTATTTGATCGATAGAAGTTTTTAGTCCAACTAATCCAATTTTATACATGCTATTTACCAACTTTCTTTATCAGTTGACATAAGTTCAGGCATTATACCTCAGCATAATTTCGTCAAGAGGCTTTAGCTTCTTTTAACGGGTTTTAGACACCTGCTGAAAGAAGTTAAATAAACATTTATAGTAATCTAATTACTTATAAACTATTTTAGCATGATATTTGTAGGAAAAATACGTGATAACTTTAAATCAATTATGCCTCGGCATAATTGCATCAGGAATCGATTTTGTGTTTGCACATTCGTCTCCGCTTCTGCGAGTATTCTCTTCACTTCCGCGGGTATTTAGACAGAAAGAGATTAAAACATAGCAAAACACCGTTCAAAGTTTGAACGGTGTTTCTATTCATAGGTACTCTTTTGTTATTTTACAGTTTCTAATACACGCACAAATTGCCCTTTAGAATGAGGATATCCAGCTTGGGTAATTTTCACCTTCACAAGCTGACCGATTAGGCTTTCAGGACCTTCAAATACTACTTTTAAGTAATTATCAGTATAACCTGTTAAAAGCCCTGCCTCACCGCTTTCATCATGCACGAATTCTTCAGGTATTACCTCTAGCACTTGATCTTCAAAGCGAGAAGAATATTCCTTCGCTAATTGATCATTTAAAGCGATTAATCGGTGAACACGTTCGTTTTTAATATTTTCGTCAATTTGGTCCTCCATGCGCGCAGCTGGTGTACCTGTACGTGGAGAGAACGGGAATACGTGTAATTCAGAAAACTTATGGTCACGAATAAAGTTATATGTTTCCATGAACTCTTCCTCAGTTTCACCTGGGAAACCTACGATTACATCAGAAGTGACAGCCAAGTCTGGTAAAGCTTCATGTAGTTTAGTTAAACGTTCACCGAAGAACTCCATTGTATACTTACGTCGCATACGTTTTAAAACTGTATCAGAGCCAGATTGGATTGGAATGTGTAAGTGGTTAACAACGATATTTGATTCACGTAAAACTTCAATCACTTCATCTGTTAATTGACTTGCCTCAATCGAAGAAATACGAAGGCGTTTTAAACCTTTCACATTTGCCTCTAAATCACGTAGTAGCTGGGCTAAATTGTAATCTTTTAAGTCTTGTCCATAGCCACCTGTGTGAATACCAGTTAGAACAATTTCAAGATACCCCGCATCCACTAGTTGTTGTGCTTGGCTCAAAACTTCCTTAGGATCTCGAGAGCGCATTAACCCACGTGCCCATGGAATAATACAAAACGTACAGAAGTTATTACAGCCTTCTTGTATTTTTAAAGATGCGCGTGTACGGTCTGTAAATGCAGGCACGTCTAATTCCTCATACACACGATTTTTCATAATATTGCGTACAGCATTAATTGGTTGGCGTTCAGTAAGATATTGGTCTATGTAGCCAAGTAATTTTGTACGATCCTGTGTTCCTACAACAATGTCAACACCAGGAATCGCCATAATTTCTGCTGGAGAGGTTTGAGCGTAACATCCTGTAACACAAATAACAGCGTCTGGGTTTTGACGAATAGCTCGACGGATAACTTGACGTGATTTTTTATCCCCTGTATTTGTTACTGTACATGTATTAATGACATAAACGTCTGCTTGACGATCAAACTCCGTACGTTCATAGCCTTCTTCTTTAAATAACTGCCAAATCGCTTCTGTTTCATAATGATTTACTTTACAACCTAGAGTATGGAAACTCACGATTTTTGGTCGCTCGTTACTCATAATATATATCATCCTTTCAAGAGTACACTACAATAAATTAAATTATCAACGTGTCTTATAATAGCACAAATAAATATAATGAGCCTAGCTTTTTGGCTAGTCTTATTAAAAAACAGGCACCACAAATTAAGTATCTACCAATGGGAGGCATTTTATTTGGAGCAAAATTGATCATTTTGTCCTTGCAGCTCCATAAAAACGAGACTTCTTCTACTGCCCTACTAATACTCTAAATTACATCCTCTGAATGTAGAATCAATATTTAAGACATATCTAAATAAATAAACCGTTTTTTATTGTGCGTTCAGTAAATTTGTTCAAAATATTTTTGTAAACTGTTAAATACAATTCTACAATCCACAAGATCCCCCCAATTACATCGGTATTAGAAATCTCATCAAAAAATCCCATTGGTTATTAAATTGCAAAAGGCAGTTAAATATTAGATTCAACTGCCTACTCAAATATTGAATTTTTATTAATGCCCATTAAATATTACATGGTTATTTTTTTGATTACATTTTTTGGCAGTAAACTACCTTTTTTTCTTGTTCTACTCCTCTAAAAACTAGAGCTATTAAGGACTCACAGGAGGAGTAAGCCCTAAAAGATTAGGAGTTATTACATTAGTGCCTGCTCCAAGGCGGATTTGTTGAACTTGCAGTACTTTTACAGTAAGCTCTAGTACGATTTTTTCACGTAATGTGCTGAAAGTACTTTCTGGTGCTGCCATAATTGGTGAAAAATCAAGTTCAAAGAAGTTTGCAGCTACTAATTCGCCAAATGGTTGTTCATTGTATTTAACGAGATTTTGGAAGAAAGCCTTATCCAATCGAGCATCCATTTGCGTTTTTTCATTAAGGAAGTTCGCTTCGGCAAACTCAGAAATTCCTAAGATTGGAGTAGTACCTCCTGGTGTTTGTGGGAAAGCAAGGTCTGTAAAACCTGAAAACTGAACATCAGCAATTCTATCTCGAAGTGCCCCATTACATGCTGATGAAGCATATTCTATATTTTTGCGAATATGTCCCGCTACAAATAATTTAGCTCTTGTTACCCTGAAAAAGTCAGTGCCATCAATACGTAAAAAGCTAACAGGTACTAGTTTAACTTGATTTAGGAATACATTTTTTTTCACTCTTTTGATTTCAGTTGCTGCAGGGGTAAGGGTAATATCTGACTCCACAACTATTTGAAGTGTTGGTTCCGCTAGTACAACTGGAACTTTAATAGTTGGAGTTGTAAGCGGTGTAGCGACTACTGGAGTAGTAGCATTAGTTAATGGTAATTGTTCAGTTGATGCTACTGGGCAAGGCTCGCAATGATTAACAGGACTATCTAATTTACTTTCCAATTGTTCACTCACAAAAAAACCTCTTTTCATTGTTTTTATGAGACATCTCTCATATCGCTAGAATATGTAGCGATTTAATCTAAACATGGACATATACACTAGTTTTTTTAAAAAGAGTTTTTTGAGCAGAGAGATAAGCTTCAAGTATCCTCTAGATCCTTGGCACTCGAATATTCTGTACTTGTAGCATTTGAATGATTAATTCTAATACTATGTTTTGACACATTTGATTTACATGAATAAATGACTCATTCTGTGCAGGTGCATTCTGAGTGTGAGATGCAGTATATTCAATCCCCTGATGAATATAACCTTCAATATATAAATTTCCCTTCAATGCTGAACATGTCCCATTACCTAATGATTGTGAAAACTGATTAGGAACGAATCTACAATTGGTTAATACTACCTCATTCGAGATATCTTTAACTCCCACAATTCCTTTTTCGAATACTATATTCTCTTCAAGGCATATTTCTATTTTATATTCCCCTACTACAACTGGAACTCTAATGTGCATAAAGTCATCTGAACTGTAAGAGTGATTATTTGTTTCTCCTTGTTTAAGTGATTGTGTGTTATGTAAGGGCATTCCAACTGATTTAGATGGATAACTCTTCTGATTATGTTTATCATAAGTATCAGTTTTCATTAAAAATATAATTTCATTAATTTTTGAGTGAACCAACCGACAATCAGGCTGTTCAGGATAATCCATTGTAGTACTAAATAGTTTGGTTTCAAATTGAGGAGAAAGATGATTGTCTAGATCAAGAAAATCAAATGTATTTTTAGCAATCTCACCACAGATAGGAGCATGAAGAAAATCATCAATTTCCACGTGAGTAGAAATTAGAATTTTTTTTGTTATAGAACATACTTTTCCTTGCACTGACCCAGTAGATGCACTATCATGACCCGCAGGATTGTTTTTCTCCAACTCTTCTGTATCAATAGGACTCATAATTTTATCCTCCCCGTTGGATTCAGAAGGACTTAAAAATTCACGATTAGAGTCTAGTTGAGATGCAAAATCTTGTTCTTCCACAAGATTTGTTCCTTTTACCTCATCTATATCAAGCGGATCATTCACTTCATCTTCAACAACAATTTCAGAAGGGATAGGTAGCTCACAATTGGAACCTAGATGCGCTGCAAGGTCCTGTTCCTCTACAGGATTGGGATTTAGATGAGCTGTAGAATCTTGTTCTTCTACAGGATTGGGATCTAGATGAGCTGTAGACTCCTGTTCTTTTACAGGGTTGGGATCTAGATGAGCTGTAGAATCCTGTTCTTCTACAGGATTGGGATCTAGATGAGCTGTAGAATCCTGTTTTTCTACAGGATTGGGATCTAAATGAGCTGTAGAATCCTGTTCTTCTACAGGATTGGGATCTAGATGAGCTGTAGACTCCTGTTCTTCTACAGGATTGGGATCTAGATGAGCTGTAGAATCCTGTTTTTCTACAGGGTTAGTTTCATCCGCTGCTTTTATATCAAGCAGATTATTCTTTTCATCCTCAACATCAATTTCAGAAGGGATAAGTAGCCCACAATCGGAGTCTAGATGCGCTACAAGTTCCTGTTCCTCTACAGAATTGGTTTCATCCACCTCTTCTATATCAAGGAGATCATTCATTTCATCCTCAGCATCAACTTCAGAAGGAATGAGTAACTCACGATCGGGATTTAGATGCACTGCAAGGCTAGTTTCATCTTCTTTTTCTATAGTAAGGAGGTCATTACAATAGACGAAAACTTTTTGCTTGGAACTTATTTCTTTCATCTCTCTATAATTAATCCATGGAGTTTTCATTAGTTCACTCCCAAATAATGTTTTGACAAATAAAGTGCAACAGTTAATCTGTAAAAATTCTTATGTACTTTTACAGCCAAGAAGTCTTTTTTGGTCAATTTATTTTTTATGATAAGATTTTATGAATTCTTCTAGAGAGACTTGTTCAAAATCCGTTTTCTTCAGGGAAAACTTACGAAGTAACCCGTTTTTCAATTTTTATTTCTTCCACTTACCTTGATGAATAGAT
Proteins encoded in this region:
- a CDS encoding BC_2427 family protein, which produces MKTPWINYREMKEISSKQKVFVYCNDLLTIEKEDETSLAVHLNPDRELLIPSEVDAEDEMNDLLDIEEVDETNSVEEQELVAHLDSDCGLLIPSEIDVEDEKNNLLDIKAADETNPVEKQDSTAHLDPNPVEEQESTAHLDPNPVEEQDSTAHLDPNPVEKQDSTAHLDPNPVEEQDSTAHLDPNPVKEQESTAHLDPNPVEEQDSTAHLNPNPVEEQDLAAHLGSNCELPIPSEIVVEDEVNDPLDIDEVKGTNLVEEQDFASQLDSNREFLSPSESNGEDKIMSPIDTEELEKNNPAGHDSASTGSVQGKVCSITKKILISTHVEIDDFLHAPICGEIAKNTFDFLDLDNHLSPQFETKLFSTTMDYPEQPDCRLVHSKINEIIFLMKTDTYDKHNQKSYPSKSVGMPLHNTQSLKQGETNNHSYSSDDFMHIRVPVVVGEYKIEICLEENIVFEKGIVGVKDISNEVVLTNCRFVPNQFSQSLGNGTCSALKGNLYIEGYIHQGIEYTASHTQNAPAQNESFIHVNQMCQNIVLELIIQMLQVQNIRVPRI
- the deoC gene encoding deoxyribose-phosphate aldolase, which codes for MEQNFARMIDHTLLKAEATKEQIEKLCAEAKQFSFASVCVNPTWVKYSSELLQGSDVLVCTVIGFPLGANTPTVKAFEAKDAIANGAKEVDMVINIGALKDKNYDLVQADIAAVVEAAKDSALVKVIIETCLLTDEEKVKACELAVAAGTDYVKTSTGFSTGGATAEDIALMRKTVGPDLGVKASGGVRSLEDMKKMIEAGATRIGASSGVAIMNGLIADSNY
- a CDS encoding CsxC family protein; its protein translation is MSEQLESKLDSPVNHCEPCPVASTEQLPLTNATTPVVATPLTTPTIKVPVVLAEPTLQIVVESDITLTPAATEIKRVKKNVFLNQVKLVPVSFLRIDGTDFFRVTRAKLFVAGHIRKNIEYASSACNGALRDRIADVQFSGFTDLAFPQTPGGTTPILGISEFAEANFLNEKTQMDARLDKAFFQNLVKYNEQPFGELVAANFFELDFSPIMAAPESTFSTLREKIVLELTVKVLQVQQIRLGAGTNVITPNLLGLTPPVSP
- a CDS encoding amidohydrolase; protein product: MSMIQELVGITKDEVIEWRRYLHKYPELSFQEDKTAQFVYETLRTFGDLEISRPTKTSVMARLIGPKPGKVVALRADMDALPINEENEFDFVSTHQGVMHACGHDGHTAMLLGAAKILTKLKNLIEGEIRFLFQHAEELFPGGAQEMVKAGVLEGVDEVIGIHLASTVEIGKIGICDGPATSGSDTFDLKIKGRGGHSSEPHLTVDPIAVGAQVINNLQHIVSRNLNPLEKLVVSITKFHSGSAYNVIPDTAIIGGSVRSLKPDIRQQVPSLIKKVVKGVTEAHNASFEVDYHFGYSSVINNDRVRELVEETIGEVWGKDHLLRLPALMSGEDFSAFSDERPSCFIFVGAGNQTKGIIHPHHHPRFTFDEDALEIGVELFIQSSFKLLGIEGSKKIHEKSIYFH
- the mtaB gene encoding tRNA (N(6)-L-threonylcarbamoyladenosine(37)-C(2))-methylthiotransferase MtaB is translated as MSNERPKIVSFHTLGCKVNHYETEAIWQLFKEEGYERTEFDRQADVYVINTCTVTNTGDKKSRQVIRRAIRQNPDAVICVTGCYAQTSPAEIMAIPGVDIVVGTQDRTKLLGYIDQYLTERQPINAVRNIMKNRVYEELDVPAFTDRTRASLKIQEGCNNFCTFCIIPWARGLMRSRDPKEVLSQAQQLVDAGYLEIVLTGIHTGGYGQDLKDYNLAQLLRDLEANVKGLKRLRISSIEASQLTDEVIEVLRESNIVVNHLHIPIQSGSDTVLKRMRRKYTMEFFGERLTKLHEALPDLAVTSDVIVGFPGETEEEFMETYNFIRDHKFSELHVFPFSPRTGTPAARMEDQIDENIKNERVHRLIALNDQLAKEYSSRFEDQVLEVIPEEFVHDESGEAGLLTGYTDNYLKVVFEGPESLIGQLVKVKITQAGYPHSKGQFVRVLETVK